In one Candidatus Woesearchaeota archaeon B3_Woes genomic region, the following are encoded:
- a CDS encoding elongation factor 1-beta, with protein sequence MTNVIITLKIMPESPEVDLTKLKEETLKLIKEFAGEGETKTEEKPIAFGLKSLDIIFIMDESQGSTDSLEESIKSISGVQSVEVIDVRRAIG encoded by the coding sequence ATGACAAACGTAATTATTACACTAAAGATAATGCCTGAATCTCCTGAAGTAGATTTAACTAAACTTAAAGAAGAAACACTAAAACTAATAAAAGAGTTTGCAGGAGAAGGTGAAACAAAAACAGAGGAAAAACCAATTGCATTTGGTTTAAAATCACTGGATATAATCTTTATTATGGATGAATCACAAGGTTCAACAGATTCATTAGAAGAAAGCATAAAATCAATTTCTGGAGTTCAATCAGTAGAAGTTATTGATGTTAGAAGAGCTATTGGTTAA
- a CDS encoding histidine--tRNA ligase: MVMQTMQIRLTNGLINEIKILVDLGIYPNVSEAVRDSVRMLVTSKETPKGIPPAREEEIKTIQEKIQKEVKEQFQNPKGTEDYYPEEMSIRNKVFDVLRKNALKFGFLEVDSPVIEDLDLLKAKQGDEIIKQIFITEKKGDEELALRAEFTPSLARMFIAKQKAIPKPVKWFCINRVFRYEKPQAGRQREFFQFNVEIYGCSKPEADAEIINLSIESLKSLGLNEKDFFVKINNRKLIQGLLSEIVEEKQLEDVMRIIDKRKKISEDEFNSELEKIDITLDQIKKIKIFLDSKINNLNPKNELAKQGLKELKEILKLVDKKFIKVDFSVVRGLAYYTGTVFEISDTKEKFRSIAGGGRYDNMIELFKGDKTPSTGFGMGYSTLRLLLKEKGLLPKEDIGVDYYIAIVNKDVKEKAFEIAFNLRKKYRVDIDLMQRNLGNQFDYANKIKAKNVIVIGPDELKKGKIKIKNMKSGKEAEKAIEDINV, encoded by the coding sequence ATGGTAATGCAAACTATGCAAATAAGGCTAACTAATGGATTAATCAATGAAATAAAGATTTTAGTAGACTTAGGAATATATCCTAATGTTTCTGAGGCTGTTAGGGATTCTGTCAGAATGTTGGTTACTTCTAAAGAAACCCCTAAGGGGATACCTCCTGCAAGAGAAGAAGAAATAAAAACAATACAGGAAAAAATTCAAAAAGAAGTAAAAGAACAATTTCAAAATCCAAAAGGCACTGAAGATTATTACCCTGAAGAGATGTCTATTAGAAATAAAGTATTTGATGTACTAAGAAAAAATGCTTTAAAATTTGGTTTTCTAGAGGTAGATAGTCCTGTAATTGAAGATCTAGATTTATTAAAGGCGAAACAAGGAGATGAAATCATAAAACAAATATTTATTACTGAAAAAAAAGGAGACGAAGAACTTGCTTTAAGAGCTGAATTTACCCCTTCTTTGGCCAGAATGTTTATTGCAAAACAAAAAGCAATACCAAAACCAGTTAAATGGTTTTGTATTAACAGGGTTTTTAGATATGAAAAACCGCAAGCAGGACGCCAAAGAGAATTTTTTCAGTTTAATGTTGAAATCTATGGCTGCTCTAAACCTGAAGCAGATGCAGAAATAATTAATTTATCAATAGAATCATTAAAATCTCTTGGTTTAAATGAAAAAGATTTTTTTGTTAAAATAAATAATCGTAAACTTATACAGGGGTTGCTATCAGAAATTGTTGAAGAAAAACAATTAGAAGATGTGATGAGGATTATTGACAAAAGAAAAAAGATTAGTGAAGATGAATTTAATTCTGAGCTTGAAAAAATAGATATAACTCTTGATCAGATAAAAAAAATAAAAATTTTTCTTGATTCTAAAATAAATAATCTAAATCCAAAAAACGAATTAGCAAAACAAGGCCTAAAAGAACTAAAAGAAATCTTAAAATTAGTAGATAAAAAATTTATAAAAGTTGATTTTAGTGTTGTTAGGGGTTTAGCATATTATACAGGAACTGTTTTTGAAATATCCGACACAAAAGAAAAATTTAGAAGCATTGCTGGTGGTGGGAGATATGACAACATGATTGAATTATTTAAAGGGGATAAAACACCTTCTACTGGTTTTGGGATGGGATATTCTACCTTAAGATTATTATTAAAAGAAAAGGGACTATTACCAAAAGAAGATATTGGTGTTGATTATTATATTGCAATTGTAAATAAAGATGTTAAAGAAAAAGCTTTTGAAATTGCTTTTAATCTAAGAAAAAAATATAGAGTAGATATTGATCTAATGCAGAGAAATTTAGGCAATCAATTTGATTATGCAAACAAAATTAAAGCAAAAAATGTAATTGTAATTGGTCCTGATGAATTAAAAAAAGGAAAAATAAAAATCAAAAATATGAAATCAGGAAAAGAAGCAGAAAAAGCAATTGAAGATATTAATGTTTAA
- a CDS encoding type II methionyl aminopeptidase codes for MLREDYIKAGRLAAEAREYGKSLIKKGSYLLDVIEKVEEKIKSSGGDFAFPPQISCDDIAAHFCPEKDDKIVLENQLVCLDIGVHINGFIGDCACSVDLSGQNSELVKASEEALKEATKILQIGTKLKDIGKTIQQTIESFGFKPVRNLSGHGLSQWNIHDIPTIPNFDNKDETTLTKGMTIAIEPFATNGIGLIEEKGDPSVFGLTGKKSVRVGFVRNIQKEIEKLNGLPFTTRWLTNKFSEAQVRYSLNQLKLLKILHEYPPLVEKQGGLVSQAENSFLIDDKVVCLTKI; via the coding sequence ATGTTACGAGAAGATTATATTAAAGCAGGAAGATTAGCAGCAGAAGCCAGAGAATATGGAAAATCATTAATAAAAAAAGGTTCATATCTATTGGATGTTATTGAGAAAGTAGAAGAAAAAATTAAAAGTTCTGGTGGTGATTTTGCATTTCCGCCTCAAATAAGTTGTGATGATATTGCAGCACATTTCTGTCCTGAAAAAGATGATAAAATAGTTTTAGAAAATCAATTAGTTTGTTTAGATATTGGAGTTCATATTAATGGGTTTATAGGAGATTGTGCATGTTCTGTTGATTTGTCTGGTCAAAATTCTGAGTTAGTTAAGGCAAGCGAAGAAGCACTAAAAGAAGCAACAAAAATATTACAGATTGGAACAAAATTAAAGGATATTGGAAAAACAATTCAACAAACTATTGAGAGTTTTGGTTTTAAGCCTGTAAGAAATCTATCTGGACATGGATTGTCTCAATGGAATATACATGATATTCCAACAATTCCTAATTTTGATAATAAAGATGAAACCACATTAACAAAAGGAATGACAATTGCAATCGAACCATTTGCAACAAATGGAATTGGTTTGATAGAAGAAAAAGGAGATCCATCTGTTTTTGGTTTAACAGGAAAAAAATCTGTTAGAGTAGGATTTGTCAGAAATATACAAAAAGAGATTGAAAAATTAAATGGTTTGCCTTTTACAACAAGATGGCTGACAAACAAATTTTCAGAAGCTCAAGTAAGATATTCTTTAAATCAATTAAAGCTATTGAAAATATTACATGAGTATCCCCCTTTGGTTGAGAAACAAGGAGGATTAGTTAGTCAAGCTGAAAATTCTTTTTTAATTGATGATAAAGTTGTTTGTTTAACTAAAATATAA
- a CDS encoding proteasome subunit beta, which yields MKTEVKDNVLKTGTTTIGLLCKDGVVLAADRRATMGNIIADKRAQKIHQISDTLAMTIAGTVSDAQLLIKLIQSEIRLKHIRTRKEIFVKEVANLSARFVYNNIRQMSMIPGITQFLMGGKDPQGFHLYDIFVDGSITKCQDYVSSGSGSITAYGVLETLYKKDITVEEGIKLAVKALNAALQRDSASGSGYDVITITEKGFKKVLEEEINTQISA from the coding sequence ATGAAAACAGAAGTTAAAGACAATGTATTGAAAACAGGTACTACAACAATTGGTTTGTTGTGTAAAGATGGTGTTGTGTTAGCGGCAGATAGAAGAGCGACTATGGGGAATATCATAGCTGATAAAAGAGCTCAAAAAATACACCAAATTAGTGATACTCTTGCTATGACAATTGCAGGAACTGTTTCTGATGCACAATTATTGATAAAATTAATTCAATCAGAGATTAGACTTAAGCATATAAGAACAAGGAAAGAAATTTTTGTTAAAGAAGTTGCTAATCTTTCAGCTAGATTTGTATATAATAATATAAGACAGATGTCAATGATACCTGGGATTACTCAGTTTTTAATGGGTGGAAAAGACCCACAAGGTTTTCATTTATATGATATCTTTGTTGATGGTTCTATAACAAAATGTCAGGATTATGTTTCAAGCGGTTCTGGTTCAATAACTGCTTATGGTGTTTTAGAAACATTATACAAAAAAGATATAACTGTTGAAGAAGGCATTAAATTAGCTGTAAAAGCTTTGAATGCTGCATTGCAAAGGGATTCTGCATCTGGTTCTGGTTATGATGTTATAACAATAACTGAAAAAGGGTTTAAAAAGGTTTTAGAAGAAGAAATTAATACACAAATAAGTGCTTAA